From the Sebastes umbrosus isolate fSebUmb1 chromosome 23, fSebUmb1.pri, whole genome shotgun sequence genome, the window gatatacagtatgttaaatgTAGTTGTGTTTTCGGTGTCACATCATTCATTGcttctctgtttctgttcaGGACTGCTCGCATATAGATGAACACGGTATTGCAGCTGCCCTCCTTCCACTGGTCACGGCCTTCTGCAGAGTAAGTTCATATCCAGCATCACCAAAGTCATCCCACATTGCCCAAATTCAGCCTTAACCACAGCAAAGAACTCATTAAGCCATTAAAAACCCAGTGTTCCCTCGTCGTGGTGAGGGGATTTTGGGGTTGGTTGGATGTTTTTGTCTGAACATGAGTGCTCCAGTTCTTGTCTCCCTCATAAACATCTGTTTTGTCTGACAGAAAATGGGCGCAGGCATCACTCAGTTTGCCTACAGCTGCGTACAGGAGCACATGGTGTGGACCACCATGCAGTTCTGGGAGGCCATGTTCTACAGCGACGTTCAGAACCACATCAGAGCTCTGTACCTGGAGACGGAGGAGGGGGAGCAGCACAACAACTATGTGAGCATCTCTGTCACACTCAGAGTGAACATGATGAATGATGGTCCTCGGTGCATCTGTCACCGCAGCTAGTAGTCTAATGAGTCAGTGTCCCAGCCTGCTGAGCCGTTTGAGATGATTAATCACTAACGATCTCCTCCTCCTGATTGGTTCTCAGGAGCAGCACGACGGGGCAGGCGACGGGAGGGAGATCAGCGCCCTGGAGCTGGCGTCCGAGCAGAGCCGGCTGTGGCCGACGCTCAGCAAGGAGTCGCAGACGGAGCGCGTGCAGAAGGAGGAGAGCACGGTGTTCAGCCAGGCAATCCACTACGCCAACAGGATGAGCTACTTGCTGCTGCCGCTGGACACCAGCAAGAACCGTCTGCTGAGGAGCTCCGGCCTCGGAGACGTGGAGAGCGTCAGCAACAGCTACGTCACTAACAGGTACGCACAAAGGAATCAAGGATCTTTGTTTTCTGCTGTAGCGCTTCTCTAAAGCTGGTTGTGTAGATATAGAAACGTAAATGTTCACAGCCGTTGTTCTTTGTCTCATAGTATTGCAGGCAGCATGGCGGAGAGCTACGACACAGAGAGCGGCTTCGAAGACGCAGAGAGCTCCGACGTGGCGAACTCCGTGGTGCGCTTCATCAACCGCTTCGTAGACAAAGTGTGTAATGAGAGCGGCGTCACCAACGAGCACCTGAAGGCTCTCCACACCATGATACCAGGTACGGAGGCGACCAAGACGACCATCACTGATCTCTCTTTGTTACAACTTCACACCAAAACTTCATGGCAAAAATCTGCATCTCCATCTTTGTCTTTCTGCGCAGATATCGTTCAGATGCACATCGAGACGTTAGACGCAGTCCACAGGGAGAGTAAGAGACTGCCTCCGATCCAAAAGGTAACCAATTCCTATTTTTACGTCCCCCTGGACAAAGGCCACGCAGACCCCCAGCCAGCCCCGCCCACTCCCCTCTCCACCAATCCCTACAGCTCAGACTCACAGTGTCACAGCAGGTACGTCTGTCCGCACAGAGACAGAACCGTGTGACTCACAGCACGCCTTGAGCAGTGCATGCTGGGTGATTGCTCTCCCTTGTTGTGGTCTCTGTGAGGCTCGGTGGAGCTCAGCCTGGCTGCTGCAGCTCCCCGAGGCCCTGCACAGCTGAGTGCCTTCAGTCTGAAGGGTGCTGTTGTTATGCTGTGGTCAGACCAAGAGAGAAGCAAATTTTTTGCACGgcgcgattacatacaaagtcgaTGCAAAGAGGCGAATTCGGACCAGGTGACACAAACTCGTCATTCGCATGACGTGTCGTTAAAGcctatcagcgttgagatttTCCTCCTGTtgtcactgacgtcctgacgtgTAAAAACAGGAATgtcgatccaaactccattcagaaaaatgcaatttaaaagCTGCTTGATTGTCGTCTTGCGACTTTTTACTAATCGGCATCatgatgtagttatttcggGATCCTTTTGATCCACTttcaacaacgtcgctgccgtatttatgcctagatgacgttacgttgagtgttgatggagaagctgcatagcctggtactgatccatccaaactccattcagaaaacaagcattttaaaagttgtttgcttgtcgtatGGCGGATAGACCTGACTGAGCATGAACTCAGAATTTTTACAAATCGGCATTTTTATGTAGTCatttcggcatccttttgatcccttttattgcaattaaatctgtttattttgggttcataacACAGTAGCGAcatgtggcttgctagatacagtcagtgcaacagtgctgtatgtgaatacaactcgccgccgggtgatgttatgaatcCAGACACAACGGCGTTTTGGTTTTcagacatatctgggacttcaacaacatgtacaaagcagcaacagtggttactTCTTCTATGGTTGATGGCGGAAAGAAACGTTGTtagtatctatggagacaagctcctttTCCTCTATGGCGCGTCTAgagcaaataaacacaaaaatttGCATCGCTCTCTGTCTGAACACGGCAGTAGTCCTGCGTGCAGTGTGTCGGAGAGGGACGGCGGCTGCACTGAGCTTAACGTGACATGTTTTGTCATTTCACTAAACACTTGAGAGTGGATCGTGTCtttcctccctgcctccctgctctcACAATGTCCTGTCACCAGGTTCTTTTCTAACATGCAAGCTCATGTCGTGAGCAGGCGGCATCAGTTCAGCGAGTGGATATGAGATTGTAGGctgagcagaaacacacaaaacatttgtGTTGCTACTTGCAGCTAAAGAGCTCTCAGCAGTTTAAATGCCTGCAAAGGAAACTCTGCCCTTTCTCTGCTGTGGGATTGCAGCTGGAGAGCGTGACATGTGTGGCATTAGGTGTTGCGTAACAGATTAGGAAACAGGTTCACAAAGTTGTAATTCATTTCCTATCAAGAGGTGGAGTTCCTTAGGAAGCTCTCCGGGCCTCACTGGggggacaggaagtgatgtaaaGGTCCAGAGGACAAAGCCAGCTGCATATTTCATACTGTTGGTATTCAGAAAAGGCTCAACAGCTTCTACTACAGAGGCCTCTTGGTCTGAAAATGAGTCCTGTAATAAAGATCTGGATCCTCAAAACAGtccttattattttattctttctgtgtatttatcttttattgttTGTAACATCCTCCCTGCCAAGATCCCAGCTATCCACATCATGTTGTGTCAGTCAGCCTCTCTGTCATTTTCTGCTCCAAAACCTCCCAAACAGTGCAGGTCATCGAGCCAGTAACCTCAGCATGGTTGTGTTGAACGCATGAGATTTTGATGAGTGGAGTGGTTGCTGTTTGGTCAtgaaatatacagtgtatgtaCTATAACAGTTGCAGCAGGTGCCACATTTAATTAGTGCAGCATGTTGCCGTTTCATGAATGAATAATGGTAACGAGTATCAGCATCGTGCAGTCGTGTTATCCTGCTGAGCCCAGATAACTAAACAGGGTTTCCCACTGGAACACCATGCAGTTTAGAGCagcttgtgaccccttaaagggatagtttggattgttttacttctccatagtcagtgtacagtagatggagtttggagaaacagagaggagcaaagcaatgtactgctgtggacgtaGGCAGCAGCTaaacggattttagacacctaaaagaatcaaaatcagtttaagtgtacgctttatttagaatattttcacagctttacctcgctgtcagacagccctttctgacggggaactgaagctggtATAtaactgtcttcaaagccaccagactccattgacaaaaacagtaatttgacctctcagaacacaggattAGCTGGTCTACCTCTGCATCGATCGGTTTAgtttatatgcatttattttatttatgcatttattaacTTGTGCACttatttttgataatttatttatttattaaatatttatttattattgcacttatttttttatttttgtttgtttgtgttattgtgtgactttgtttttttaagggtTAATTCGGATTCACTAAAGTCACTcaaaaatgcaaacaaacaaaaataataaaataagtgcaaaaataaataaataaaaaataaataaataaaaaataagtgcaaaaatgtataaatacaaaaataaaataaatgcatatataCATAACCGATCGATAGCCGTTATATCCATCTATACTcccgccaaagccaccagactccattaacaaaaacagtcattttttaactctcagaacacaggattTGCTGGTCTAGCGCCACCTCGATCGTTTCAGAGTATCATTTAGAGCCTTATCCTGCTAATGTTCTGTAAATCAGACTGGAAATATTTGACTAAAAACATCTTcatgaatattaaaatatcatcattaacctctcctcctgtctctgtgCAGCCCAAGCTGCTGAGGCCGACGCTGCTGCCCGGTGAGGAGCTGGTGATGGACGGCATGCGGGTCCACCTGATCCCCGACGGCCGCGAGGAGGCCACGGGGCTGATGGGAGGTCCGCCTCTGCTCCCCGCCGAGGGCGCCATCTTCCTCACCACCTACCGACTCATCTTCAAGGGCACGCCCAACGACCCGCTGGGTGAGAGAGGATACACACTCAACTGTGAAAGCTTCCATGAGAAGGTCTGTGGGTCCTCTAAACCCTGCTCTTTGTCTTCCTCCTGCAGTGGGTGAGCAGGTGGTGACTCGCTCGTTCCCCATCGCCTCTCTGACCAAGGAGAAGAGGATCTCAGTCACTATACCCATGGACCAGTTTGTCCAGGAGGGGCTCCAGCTACGCTCCTGCACCTTCCAGGTACTCTCACATTGTCAGCTCCTATCACAACCATCCAGTCCCTCTTACAGTACTCTTTCCTTTTACTGACTGTTCTGTGATTTCaccgcttctctctctctctctttctctctctgtctgtagctGATGAAGATTGCGTTCGACGAGGAGGTGGCGTCAGACCTGGCCGAGGTCTTCAGGAAGCACATGCACAAGCTGCGCTATCCTCAGCACGTCCAGGGCACCTTCGCCTTCACCGTGGGTCAGTGTGGGAAGATGGTGGTGGAGCACAAGACCAAGGACAAGAACCAGTCGCTCAAGTAAGGAACCATCCACGTAGAATTTatcaatatttgtattattactgtttttttctcctccatttttttgaatactttgtttttcaattaacagttattatatgtacatattactttattttagttttatttatttatatttcttttttattattattattattattattattattagtagtagtagtagtagtatttatttattttaaattatattatatatgtatatattttattattatttttttatttaatattatatttttattatttctattataaCCATTTTTCTCCTCACttttttgaatactttgtttttcaatttacactTACTGTCTGTAATTATATGTAcgtattactttattttattttaatttatttatatttctttattattattattattattatttatgtattatatatgtatatatttttatttttttgaaatctttgtatttaatatctttttattatttgtattattatcattttttctactgtgtttttttgactactttgtttttcaatttacactTACTATCTGTTATAATATGTATGTACACATTACTTTATGGTTTAGGTGTGTTAAGAGTAATCTTCTAGTAACGTTATGATGCCTCAAATGTGAGTTTCTTGatgaaaataatatattgaTGAAAACCGTGGCCGAGCCACGATGTGACTTTATGTTTTTATCTCGTACCTTTTAGTTTCCTCTTTATTCAAAGTCTCAGCAACCAACCCCcccgaccacacacacacacacacacacacacacacacacattcttctcCGTAGAGTGAAAGGAGCATGGGAAAAGCCTCTGAATAATTCATCAGTGGAAAATGTGGCAGCCGTTTTATCGGCCCTGTTGTTTCCATCTCTGCactgttttgtgtctgtgtgctaaAAAACCTCCATTCAGACACATGAATCCAGAGTGTGGCGGTGCGGCATGCTAAACCAGCGACACACCACTGAATTCATGGCCGTCCATTATGCACTGAGAAGGACATCGAGTCAAATCAGCTCATTGTCGGCTGCTAAAAGACCCAACAGGAAGTGGATTCCGAGTTTGAATGGGATAGAATCAGCACAATGATAGTATTTTTAaaactctctccctcctcgtCTTTGTCAGGACGCTTTCCAAAAACCTGGTGAAGACTGCCAAGAGGACCATCGGCCGGCAGTACGTGACCAGGAAGAAGTATTCCCCTCCCACCTGGGAGAACCGGAGCAGCTTCCAGTCGGAGCTGGATGAGGATGAAATCTCAGGTAAGGACATTTCATTTAGCTCGCCTGTAGAGAACCATGTTAGGTGGTGAAATGTCTTTAATGTCTTTGTCCTGTGTGCCTCCACAGTTTCAGAGGAAGTAGAGCAGAGTTCCCTCACCCTCTCCTCCACCATGCGCTCATCCGACAGACAGACCATGAGCAACGTCGTGGAGCGCGCCTGTTGCCGCGACTACCAGCGCCTGGGCCTGGGCACGCTCAGCAACAGCCTGACGCGCTCTAAAAACGAGCCCTTCAGGATTTCCACCGTCAACCGCATGTACACCGTCTGCAGGAGGTGAGAGCCCCCGCCGGAAGACGACACGCAGAGACACAAGGGGTTATCTCTTCATCAGTGCTtaatcaatgtgtgtgtgtgtgtgtgtgtgtcacagctaCCCCGGCCTGCTGATTGTACCTCAGAGCATCCCGGACACGACTATCCAGAGAATCTGCCGCTGCTACCGGCAGAATCGCTTCCCCGTGGTTTGCTGGAGGAATTCACGAACCAAGGCCGTCCTGCTGCGATCTGCAGGCCTCCACGCGAAGGGGGTGGTGGGCTTCTTCAAGTCCCCCAACGCCCCGGCTTCAGGTAAAAAGAGTTCATTCCTCTTTGCATTTTGTATATGGTCTTAGATAtgatgtccatccccatgctctataatgtctcataagttgttgcagagagagagagagagagagagagagatgtaccTGAAACATTAAAGGTTCATTCATGTGTTTCCTTTTCCTGTGCAGTGCCCTCCCAGGCCGACTCCACCAGTCTGGAGCAGGAGAAGTACCTGCAGGCCATCATCAGCTCCATGCCTTCTTACAGCGAGAGCAGCGGCAGGAACACACTCAGCGGCTTCACCTCCACGCATATGAGCACCTCCGGTGGGTGgaccaacacacactgacacaacacacacacacacacacacacacacacacacacacacacacacacacacacacacacacacacactctgacatgacacacacactctgacatgacacataaacacactgacatgactgacatgacacacacacacactgacatgtcACTAGTAATGTCCAGGTCTggataagtatggaaaaaagaaaacagagtgtggaaaaaacatttctgtttccagACTGTTTCCCCGATTTTGTTTTCTAAATAGGAAAATTctgattttataaaaaaacaaattgatcTTACAAACAGCTGGGTGTTTTTCACGGCGTTTGGAGCAGCCAAAATGTTTGCCtctctgtgtgagagagcgcgGGCCCGAACGAGCTTAATGTCGTCGACAGCAAGGCTAGACGTATGACTGAACGCACACTCCTACGCAGAGCTGCCTCTACGCCTGTACGTCACAGCCGGGGCCGGCGCGTTCATATAGGCGAACTAGGCAGTTACTATGGCGGCACTTTGGCAGAACGCTGCCTGTCAGACTAGGCTGTTTTTGCTtaaatctgattggctcagtcaTCTTTGATTCAGTGCAGCGGTAACGTGCTTATACAAACTACGGAGATGTTGAATTTGGCTCCGGTCttgagctcgcttgagcggaggagttgcagcatttatttaccgacaaataaactgtacacacaccgtctgctacagctacgttcacagctagaacaacACCGAcaaaccccacactcaccgccgccacataCACAACcggtctgtcggaaactcgctaaagtttcACCGCGCTAACAGTATgaccgtatgtgtgtggctACGGGGAGCACGCATCCTCCAGCAGCACTACAGCTGCTAACGTAccgttaacggttaataatcagttTACTAGGGTCGGTTATCATATGGTGTAAAAAATCTACCCAGAAGACTGTTGGTAGATTTGTTGGAACGCTATGTCTTACTGTCTCTGGGACCGTGGCGTCAACAGACTCCTCAGACAAGTTGAGGCAGCCCAAGATCGGCGCTCTGATGAAGCAGGTGATGGGCACCAAGGAGGACGTTCCTGGAACCTTCAGCAGAGGAGGTGAGACGCCTCCGTGTGTCCTCCTGTAGTGTCTCTGTTAGTTTCAGTCTGTTGCAGCTCCTGgtttcaaaacaaaatgtgtgaacTGTGTTTCAAGTGTTAAATTTGTTACTGAAACTGGGACTGGACGAGGAGGAtgatgtgcgtgtgtgcgtgtgtgcgtgtgtgtatgtgagtgaaaCCATCCTCCATTGTGTGGCGTTGTTGGTTAACTGGCCTCCTCTGTCGTTTGACCTCAGCTCTGGGTCAAAGGGCGAAagtcatctccctctctcagcCCAAAGTGTCTGGCAAGGCCAGGAACACCCCTAGAGGTACAGTAGGCCacgccccccctcccctcctgtcTAACCAATCCCATCTGTTTAACCGTAGCGTCCGTGTGTCTGCCGCGGTTCCTCCCGTCTCTGAGGACTAACGGTGTGTTGTTAGTGCATGCTGCCGCTGCAGCTCTGCTGTCTGACGTCCTgtctgttgtttcctgtttgattcTTCTCTCTGTTGAATGTCAGCAGCAATCTGAGTCGACTCTGTTTCGGCCTAACGTAGCGGTCACAGAGCTAGATGTGACCGGGCTGGGTACTTCTCTCAATCCTTTCTGCCTTGTTTACCAGCATGGCTGTCAGTCGCTGTGGacatcgcacacacacacacacacacacacacatcagtgtgTTTTAAAGGATCACTCCGATCTTTTAATGGCTCTTTCTAACATAGGAATGACCGCCACATGACCTTTGATGATTGTGTTCTCATGTCGGGGTTCCTTTGAAGACtctactttgtgtgtgtttgtggcaggTAAATGGGGGAGTATCCGGGGCAGCGGGCGTCTAAGTGCCTACAACCCAGATGTGGGGACGCGCCTGGCGAAAGATTCTCCGCAGTCCAATGGGGGGCCGAGCGAGGCGCTGTTTCTCCGCCAGCAGAAGGCCTACCTCTACATCATCGGAGACAAGGCCCAGCTCAAGGTAACCACAGTCAACGCCTCGTTTCCACAAAGCACTTTGTACGTATGCCAGTACGTATGCCTGGTTGGGAGTTCCCAGTGTTAACTTAGACGGTGTTGTTGCGTCCAGGGAGGGAAGCAGGATTCGTTCCAGCAGTGGGAGGTGGTTCCCATCGAGGTGTGCGACGTGCGGCAGGTGAAGAACAGCTTCAAGAAGCTGATGAAGGCCTGCGTGCCGAGCACCTCCACCACGGACCCCAACATGAGCTTCCTGCGCTGCCTGGAGGACTCTGAGTGGATGGCTCTGGTTAGTGCTCCCTGCTGTAGCACATTTACTGCGACCCCTGAGTGTTGTTCTTActgaccctgtgtgtgtgtgtgtgtgtgtgtgtgtgtgtgtgtgcagctccaCAGGGTGCTGCAGGTGTCCGTGCTGGTGGTGGAGCTCCTGGATACGGGCTCATCAGTCATGGTCAGCCTGGAGGACGGCTGGGACGTCACCACGCAGGTCTGACCGACACCCAGAAACGTTAACTCCTGATTCTCAGCGCGAGGCTCAGTGTGACAcgatgctgctgtgtgtgtgtgtgcaggtggtgTCCCTGGTGCAGCTGCTGTCCGATCCGTACTACCGAACCTTCGATGGCTTCCGGCTGCTGGTGGAGAAGGAGTGGCTGTCGTTCGGCCACCGATTCAGCCACCGCGGAGCGCAGACGCTGGGCAGCCAGAGCAGCGGCTTCACCCCTGTCTTCCTGCAGTTCCTCGACTGCGTCCACCAGGTGAGTAAACCTGAGGTTTCTGCCTTTATTCACAGCAGAGatgctggagaggagctgaagagacgcatgttgctgacctctgggtTAGAGTCCAGAAGCAGtgtataatgatatatatatgtgttttccTCTTACTATATATAATTCTAATGctctgtgtgtttacctgtaCGTCTgactttatttcctgttttgccGATCCGTGACGTGGGTTATGCCCTCTTATCACACGCAGGAAGTGTGGTTTCATTTAGCTTCAGTGGCCCCCCGAGTCGTGACCCCGCTGTCTGTGACACTTGTAGATATTCTGCTGTCCCCCCACCCCCTCGGCACACCAGGAGGACCGTGTTGTGGTTGTTTCCGTTCTCTGTTCAGCCTCTGTGCTGTATGAAAATAGCGCAGAATTAGCGGATAGTCTGATTTTTAAGCGCTTAAACTGTAACCCTGACCTGTGTTTCCTCCCCACCCTCAGATCCACCTCCAGTTCCCCATGGAGTTTGAGTTCAGTCAGTACTACCTGAAGTTCTTGGCCTACCACTATGTGTCCAACCGCTTCCGAACCTTCCTGCTCGACTCCGACTACGAACGCATCGAGCTGGGTAAGAACATTTCTCTGACATTCTGTCATTTATTTCGAGTAACTGTATCGCTGCTCCATCTTCAGTCGTAGATAGAGAGTCTGTGTTCCTGATGAaccttttatgtgtgtgtgtgtgtgtgtgtgtgtttgtgtctgtgcagGAGTGCTGTacgaggagaaaggagagaggaaaagccCTCAGGTGTGTAAGTCTGTGTGGGACTACATCGACAGACTGAACAAGAAAACACCCGTCTTCTACAACTACATGTTCTCTCCTGAAGACGAGGAGGTGAGACCGCTGCACCCGACAAGAAGCTCCTAAATATTTAATACAACTCAGTTTATTCAAAGAAGCATTGAAATCAAGTTAGTTAAAGTGAgtattgtgtgtgcgtgtgtgtgttccaggttCTGCGGCCGTACACCTTCAACTCCAACCTGAAGGTGTGGGACTTCTACATGGAGGAGACCCTGTCGGAGGGTCCGTCCTACGACTGGGAGCTGAGAGGCCggcaggagcgcgtggcggagGAGACGCTGGACAAACCCGACAGCGGCCCCAAGTCTCAGCGGCGCATCGTGTGGCCGTGCTACGACAGCCTGAGCAAGGCGGTACCCGACGCCATCACCAAGCTGCTGCAGGACCTGCAGAGTCTGGAGGCGGAGCTGGGCCAGACGTCGGAGAAGTGGAAGGACACTTGGGACAAAATCAAGACCGTGCAGAGAACCGAGGCCAAACTGGAAAGCAAGGTGAGACCTATGGTTTCATTTTTTGGatctctttgtattttttatagcTGATAAACTGCACAGTTAATAATGaattggtactgatggattcattaggtttttttagtttccagTATTATTCACTCTAGTTAATATAAGCTAATAACACATTAATCAAATCATGTCACATTTGTTGAAGATGAATGGTGGGAGATGTTTTCCACTGACATCTTGTGGTGAAAAAGCAGAATGCAGTTGAGAACTTAAAGGACCACACGGtggtgtttgcatgttttaacATCACGGACCATTTTAAATTATACTAAAGGTTTTAGATTTCTACTTCCTACTTCCCAGCAAGCCGTTGATTTGTTTTCAATATGTAAATCAACTTGAGATGATCACATGTAGACCTTGGGTCTGCTGTAGTAGACTTATCACCTGACCCGTTCCCCGCGTCTCCTTCCTCCACAGCAGTCGTTCTCCAGCTCCTTGCTGATGTCGTCCAACCTGAGCCACCAGCGGCGCTCTCAGGGCGTCTACCTGCAGGAGACCGGCGTGGGATCCTCCATCAACCTGGCTATGGACTGCGAGGCCAGCGCCACCTCCACCCCCGTCGCCGGTCGGCCCAGCACCAGCACGCTCTACAGCCAGTTCCAGAGCACGGAGAGCGAGAACAggtctgtacacacacatacatagttTGTAtaatctgctgctctgctgagctgatggtagacttgtccatgtttgtgattggtcataaaCTGCAAACACCTCCCGTTTTATGTGAACTCGCTCGTAGCCAGACTGGGAAACCCTGGCGGTgatttactttacttgagttgatgaccagcgtcgtaggacggTTTAGCGTGATCTCGGTgtttagggttagttaagccagataacgagaagacaGGTATGGATAAGGagggtatgttgaactggcttcgcTTTGTCAAACATctgttcatgtttgttttgacCTTCTCCCATCAGGAGTTTTGAAGGCATCCTGTATAAGAAAGGGGCGTTGTTGAAACCATGGAGACCACGGTGGTTTGTGCTGGACAAGACCAAACATCAGGTGAGATGGAGGGCTGACTGGATTCAATGTTAAAGCCCATACATTCTTTGAAAATTCAAAAGGATTCACCTTCTTAGTGTTTTTAACAATCCATCCCCGTCTCCAGCTGAGATACTACGAGACCCGGCAGGACAAGGAGTGCAAAGGGATGATCGAGCTGGGCGAGGTGGAGTCCATCATTCCAGGAACGCCTACCATGGGAGCGCCGAAGAACATCGAGGAGAAAGCCTTTTTTGATGTGAGTTCACCTTCACTTCAC encodes:
- the sbf1 gene encoding myotubularin-related protein 5 isoform X1, yielding MARLADYYLVVGYDIDKRVEGEGQGRILQRFPEKDWEDSPFPQGIELFCQPSGWQLVPERQPASFFVAVLTDINSERHYCACFTFWEGLDNPHLQKAEASEADEADEDLALVQPAQVFAPKSLVLVSRLDYTEVFRNCLGLIYTVHVDGLTVPLETVVGNLLTCVIPIAGGSQTDESPVCSLDKVPQALACDWLLACLQPGQEEREESLRTITLGAGDRQVIQTPIDDALPVSGSTVAQLFRQLGIVNVLYLFCAALTEHKILFLSSSYQRLTDACRGLLAIMFPLKYSFTYVPILPGKLLEVLSTPTPFIIGVNSFFRSETQELLDVIIADLDGGTVTIPECVHISLLPEPLLQQIQTALSMVLDPELEMADRAFPPLSTQPAALKIQDKEIRGIFLWLFARLFYGYRWCLHIIRIHPEPVIRFHKAAFLGQRSLTEEDFLMKVLDGMAFAGFVSERGPPYRATDLFDDLVANHGERIRQEETCPHKVMNHVKELAEQLFKNENPYPAVAMHKVQRPSENSQNSAQNQTPFPALDDVAVQLFIDHAAAKLKTAPPVVKAEVKRMVPSGPPLGDTVDRNGHVMANSARRLEVVRNCITYIFENKMLEAKKLMPAVLRALKGRAARICLTQELNQHVLQNRAVLDDQQFDYIVRMMNCTLQDCSHIDEHGIAAALLPLVTAFCRKMGAGITQFAYSCVQEHMVWTTMQFWEAMFYSDVQNHIRALYLETEEGEQHNNYEQHDGAGDGREISALELASEQSRLWPTLSKESQTERVQKEESTVFSQAIHYANRMSYLLLPLDTSKNRLLRSSGLGDVESVSNSYVTNSIAGSMAESYDTESGFEDAESSDVANSVVRFINRFVDKVCNESGVTNEHLKALHTMIPDIVQMHIETLDAVHRESKRLPPIQKPKLLRPTLLPGEELVMDGMRVHLIPDGREEATGLMGGPPLLPAEGAIFLTTYRLIFKGTPNDPLVGEQVVTRSFPIASLTKEKRISVTIPMDQFVQEGLQLRSCTFQLMKIAFDEEVASDLAEVFRKHMHKLRYPQHVQGTFAFTVGQCGKMVVEHKTKDKNQSLKTLSKNLVKTAKRTIGRQYVTRKKYSPPTWENRSSFQSELDEDEISVSEEVEQSSLTLSSTMRSSDRQTMSNVVERACCRDYQRLGLGTLSNSLTRSKNEPFRISTVNRMYTVCRSYPGLLIVPQSIPDTTIQRICRCYRQNRFPVVCWRNSRTKAVLLRSAGLHAKGVVGFFKSPNAPASVPSQADSTSLEQEKYLQAIISSMPSYSESSGRNTLSGFTSTHMSTSDSSDKLRQPKIGALMKQVMGTKEDVPGTFSRGALGQRAKVISLSQPKVSGKARNTPRGKWGSIRGSGRLSAYNPDVGTRLAKDSPQSNGGPSEALFLRQQKAYLYIIGDKAQLKGGKQDSFQQWEVVPIEVCDVRQVKNSFKKLMKACVPSTSTTDPNMSFLRCLEDSEWMALLHRVLQVSVLVVELLDTGSSVMVSLEDGWDVTTQVVSLVQLLSDPYYRTFDGFRLLVEKEWLSFGHRFSHRGAQTLGSQSSGFTPVFLQFLDCVHQIHLQFPMEFEFSQYYLKFLAYHYVSNRFRTFLLDSDYERIELGVLYEEKGERKSPQVCKSVWDYIDRLNKKTPVFYNYMFSPEDEEVLRPYTFNSNLKVWDFYMEETLSEGPSYDWELRGRQERVAEETLDKPDSGPKSQRRIVWPCYDSLSKAVPDAITKLLQDLQSLEAELGQTSEKWKDTWDKIKTVQRTEAKLESKQSFSSSLLMSSNLSHQRRSQGVYLQETGVGSSINLAMDCEASATSTPVAGRPSTSTLYSQFQSTESENRSFEGILYKKGALLKPWRPRWFVLDKTKHQLRYYETRQDKECKGMIELGEVESIIPGTPTMGAPKNIEEKAFFDLKTTKRVYNFCAQDSQNAQLWMDSVQNCLSDA